In Hyalangium ruber, the genomic window GGTCGCCCGGCCGAACGGCACCTCATTGCCCGCGCGCGACCGCTCTTATCAAGCTCTGCTCATCCCATCGCAAACAGCCGACTTTGGATCAGGCCTGGGCAGCCCGCCGGGTGGCGCTCTTCACGCACGTAGAGATCGCGCTGCTGCGCCGCGAGGCGGCGACCAAGGCCATCCACAAAGTCGAGGACATCGAGGTGTGGCGGTTCAACCCCGCGTTCCTCGATGCGCTCGAGGCGAAGGTAGGCCGCGCCACCAAGCTGGAGCTGACGCGCACCGACGGTCAGCTCTACGTCACCCTCGACGGAGAGACGATCGAAGCGGCGCTTGCACGAGAGAGCCTCGTGGAGGATGCGGTGGGGAGCTAACCTCAGGCTCTACCGTTTCTTCGCCGGCGAGCCATTCTGAGCCACCGCGGACTTCACGAGCGCCTTGAACGCGCGCGCGTCGACCTTCTCCCCTTCTCGGATGTCGATCGCCCTTCGCGTGTTGCCTTCCAAGCTGGAATTGAAGAGGCGCGATGGGACTGGGAGCCTGGCCCCCCGGGCGAACGTGAGCTTCACGACCTTCGCGTACGCCTCCCCGGTGCAGACAATCCCGTGGTGCGACCAGACCGGAGTGCTCCACTTCCACTCCTCGGTCATCTCGGGATCGGCTTCCAGGATCACTCCTAGCATCAAGACCTTTGCGTGCTTGCGAGAGATACCGTCGTCCTCCAGTTGGAACTGCGCCTCCGAGCTGCGTCCTAGCACTGTCTCCGAGCGATCCAACCTGAGCATTCGTCCGATACCCTCCACGGACCTTGCGCTGAGCACGATGAGGCAAGCGGTCTGCTGCAGAGCGTTGCTCAGCAGGTCTTGGATGTGAACTACGGGCTCATCATCAGGCGCATTCATGTTGCCCCACCGTCATCCGGACACAAACCGATACGAGCAGAAGAGGGCTCTACCGTCTCAGCGCTTTCTGTAGTGACGCGGACACCCGTTCGATGCTGGGATGATTGTCGGCGAGACCCATCTGCTTATAGAGCTTAATCGCCAGACGGTAATTATTTTCGGCGTCGATGCTGCGGTTCATCTGCAGGTAACAATCTCCGCGGTTGCTAAGGTGGTTGGCTTGTCCTTCGTAGCGGCCGAGACGCTCGTCTAATTCCAGGGCCTGCTGATAGTGGGCAATGGCCTTCTCAAGATCACCCAACTCCTTGTAACAGAGGCCCATGTTCCCGAGCGAGGTCGCTTGGCCACCGAGCCGGCCGAGGCCCGTGTCGATAGCAAAGGAGCGCTGGTGGTGATCGAGGGCCTTCTCGATCTCGCCGAGCATCCCATAGCAAAGGCCGATGTTCGTCAACGCGTTGGCTTGTCCTTCGAGCCGCCCCAGTTGCTCATCCAGTTTCCAGGCTCGCTGGTGGTACTCCAGCGCTTGGGCGGGCTTTTCGAGGGAGCGATAGTAGAGGCCCAGGTTTCCGAGCGCGTTCGCCTGTCGGTCGAGCCGCCCCAGACGTTCCTCAAGGGCCAGGGCGCGAAGGCTGTGATCAATGGCTTTGGGGAGATCTCCCAGTCTGCGGTAGCAGAGGCCCAGGTTTCCAAGCGCGTTGGCCTGGTACTCGATGTTGCCGAGCCGCTCACTGATGGTCAGTGAGTACTGACTGAAATGAAGGGCCTTCGACAGGTCACCGAGCCGACGATAGCAGTAGCCGAGGTCTCCTTGCGCCTCCGCAAGGCTGGCGCTCTCCGGAGGAAGGAGCTTCAAAAGGCGTGTATAGTAGTCGATTATCTCGCCGTACTTGCCGCGCCTCATGAGATGCTCGCGCACGGCGGCGAGCACCTCTCGCGCACCTTCTCCATCCGTGACGAGCAGCCTGTCCAATGCCCAAAGCACCTCTGGCAGCTGACTCTCAAGGGCCTGCCAGTCCGACGGATCCTTGTGTGCTTCCAGATGAGTTCGGACGAACGAGAGGTGAGTCGCAGAGACCTCAGGTGCTTCCGGTTTGTTGATCATGAAGAGGCGCACCAAGTCGTGCATGCCCCACCGGCGCGGTGCATCGAAAGAGAAGTCGATCAACGAGCGTTGAGCCAACTCCGCCAGGGCATTGGCGACGACCTGCTCGGGAAGCGCCGCTACGGCTGCGACGACAGGCTCGCACGTAGCCTTGGCGCATGCGGACATCGCGTGCAGGACGCGCCACTGATCCTGACTCAAGCCTTCGCATGAGGCCAGGAGCGTTGCGGCGATGCCTCGATCATCGCCCTTGGCCACTGAATCGAGCGTATACAAAGGCTTGGAGTGCAAGCTGGCGAGGACGCGATTCGGTGTAGCCCCAGGACGTAGGAGCAGCCGGGCGAGCAACCGGAGCGCCAGCGGCAGGTTCCCCACAAACTGAGCGAGCGCATCAAGCTCAGCATCTGGGGTCGTGTTCAGCGCTGCGGCGACCTTGCGCAGGTAGGTGCGGCAGGTCTTGTTGTCCCAAAGCCCTAGGGTCAACGCCTGGGCGGGCTTGCCCAGGTCTTCATGGAGGATAGCCGCGCGTGTCGTGATGAGCGTACGGCAGCGTCCTCCAGGCACGGGGATCTCTCCGAGATTCATATTCACGTGCTGGGGATCGACGTTGTCGATGATCAGGAGCACTGGCTTCTCATGAAGCGTTTGGGCTAGGTAGCGGTTGGCCTCGCTGACGGTTCGAAGGTGTGCTTCGGCCTTCCATCCAAAGCGCATGGCGACCCGACTGAGTTCGCTCGTCAGGGCACTGGCGTCAAGCCACGCGGCCTCCGCGAATAGCGCGCGAGCCTCGGTAGCGACGAATTGATGGACGAGAGACGTCTTTCCGATGCCGCCAGGACCTGCCACAACGATGCAGGGAGTAGCATCATCTGTGAGCGCTTCACGCAGGGCAGCGAACTCGTCGACTCTTCCTAGGAAGTGCCGGACCTCGAGCGCGGGGACTCCCCCTGGTCCCTCAAAGAGGGGGGAGGGAGATGCGCTGGAGGCTCTGTCCTGCTCCTGAGGGGGACTCTTGGGCTTGGTTTCCTTGCGGAGAGAGGGCACCGTGAAGCCCAGTGAGTGCTCAGCGTAGTTCCGTCCCTCGGGCACAAGATCGATGTCGGCATGGAACCGCTTCTTCGTGGCCGACCAAGCCCTCGGCCAGACGCGGAGGTGGAGATGCCCCTGGTGATCAGCGACGACAGAGGCAATATTGTAGCCATGGCCTTGAGGGACTCCTGTTGGCTGAGACTCGCCGTGGACCGCGCCTGCGGCGATGGTCACCAGCCCTGGACCCCAGCCCGCACGAGTATCCTCTGATTTCTGATCGTGAACGTGACCCGAAAGATGAATCTGCGCGTGGTTACGCACCCAGTTGTGTGACTCGCGCTCGTCGGCGAGCCATCTCCCTTGGAAGGGGTGATGGCTGAGGACCAGGAGAAGCTCTCCAGCTTCCTTGGGGGGATGCGTGAGCGCCTGGGCCAGCATCTGCATGCCGAGTCGGAGCTGGCCCTGATCTTGATCATCCGCACAGAGCAGAGCGGTGTTGAGCCCGACGAGCCGAATCGGGAGCACCTCTCGTGCTCTGAACCGGTATTGCCAGAAGAGCCGCTTGCCAGAAGGTTCGAGCGGTGCCAGGCAGGCAGGGGCGAAGCCTGCCGAGAAGTCCAGGTAGTTGGCGAGGCGACGAGCGAGAAGCGCTCGATCATTGGGGTCGGCCAGCGCTTCATCAAGAGGCTCCAGGCCGACGCGCAAGGCCTTGACGAGCCGGCGGATAGACCGATCGCGGTCCGCTGTGCGCTGGACGTCATGGTTTCCTGGGACGAGGAAGACGCGCGTGGTATCGAGTCCGACAGCAGTGCTGGCAGAGCTCAGCCATTGTCCTGCGAGTGCGTACTCACGGCTTTCGGTTTCATGATCATGGACGAGGACATTTCCGCTGAACGCAATGTCGCCGGTCACCATGATCGCATCTGGTGGGGGGACGCCGAGCCCGCTCAGCCCGCGAAGGTCCTCCAGTAAGCCTTGAACCACGAGCTTTTGATCCCACCGGGTGCCTGCATCACCATGGCCCACGTGCAAGTCCGAGAGATGAACCCAGGTGAAGAGGTGGTCCACGGCATGTACCTCCAGAAGCTCGGTCGGCGGGGAGTCGTTCCGCGCCTCTACCCCATCGCCTAGCCCAGTCAGGAACATAGAACGACGTTACTCTGAAGATCTCAAGATGAGCGCGCCCGCGAGGATCCACATCTGGATGCGCTCAAGCTGGTCCGCTCGTAGCGTGCGCGTGCCGCCCAGCGGATCCAGCGACATGCGGGAACCGATGATGCGGCCGTCTCCGGCGAGCTTGAGCCACAGAGCGTAGGGAGGATAAGTGCCACGTAGCTGAGTTCGAAGAAGCCCTGCAGGTACTGGAGCGGGAGCATCTCAGTGCTACCGGCCGCCTCACCAGCACGAGCAGACACTAGGTGAAACCGCACGCGGCCATGGTGGCGGTCATCCACGCCATGAAGCGCAGGAAGCGGCTGTGGAGCGGTGGCGGGCTGGAGCCGGGCCCACGCGCCCGAGGATCGACAGCAGCAACAGTCTAGACACCGAGGTGCCGGCTCCCGAAACGTTGCAGCAGCAGCAGCCGTCTTTGTCCGGAGCGGAGGTGTCGTCCACGCACACTCCGGCCTCACACACCTGGCCGCTGCCGCACTCCGGAGTCGCGCTGCAGAACGTGTTGGGGTGGTTCGGCCGTCGCCGTCCGTGTCCTCGGCAGGACGCTGCTCTTTGCCGTCTACGCTTGGCGCCAAGCAAGGGAGCTTGCCCTCGGTTAAGCTCTATGCTAAGCCTAGGCTTATAACCAAGGAGCTAACGATGAATCCCTATTGGCAGAGCTGGATCAGCGCGAACTGGAGTGCGCTGTCCGCCGGACAGAAGCTCCGAGTTCCTAGCTGGCTGCCGCACCCCAGCCGATCGGGGCTTGAGCGGCCACCACTCGCCGAGCCCGTCGGACAGGCCGAGGACTGGGTTGTCTCGTACATGGACGGGAGTCGCATCCACGTACACGAATACAGCAATGGCTCCATGATCGTGCATCGGGATGAGACTGATCCTAAGAGGGGGCCTATGGAAGCGATGTGGCACTGGTTGACAGAGTCCACCTCAGGCAAAACAACCCTCGCCGTCGCTGGTATCATCGTCGCTGCGAAGGCCGTCAGTGCCTTGAGCGACGAGGATTGAGTGACCAAAGAAGAAATCAAGAAGGTCCGTGATGGCCTCGGTCTCACCCAAGAGCAGTTCGCTCAACTCTTGGGTGTTCATACGCTCACGGTTTCAAAGTGGGAACGGGGACTTCTATCGCCTTCTCCCTATCAGGGGTCGCTGATCAGCTCTTTCGCCAAGGCTAGGGAGCGCTCGGCAAGTACGGGTGGAGCTACGGTCGCGAAGGTACTGATGGGAGCCGGGGTCGCCGCAGCCTTGTTCTTTCTGCTGAAACACGCCTTTGACGAAGAAGAGGCGCAGCCATCTGCAAAAGGCAGGGGTCATCAGCGCTGAAGAGGATGTTCAGAATCTTTGCTGATGCAGCCGCTTGGTGCCCACTCTCATCTGCTAGACCCTCGTGCGCTTGGCACGCTTACGGTACGACTTCCTTGAGCGCCCCCCTTGCGCTGACCCGGGAGACGCGCTCGCCGTCCTGAGACGGCGTGGATCCTCTCTTCTGGCGCAGCTGGAAGACGTGAACAAGGCCACCTTGCGACTCAAGGGGGCTACCACCCAGCAGCTACCCGTCAGCGGCCCTCCTCTGAGCCGCTCCCGCGCTTCGGGCTCAGAAGAACCAGCGCCGCTTGTCGACCCTGTGGACGAACAAGGAGCGAGGGATCAGCATCAGGATGACGACGATCCCCACGAGCAACCCTGAGGCGCGGACCCAGCCCGAGCCCCACCGCATGAGCAGGAGGGGCAAGGCAAGGGCCCCCAACAGGACGGCCCAGCGCACCGCCAGGTGGGGAATGAGCCCCACCAACCCCAGGCCGCGAGACGCTCGGTCGAGGATGTAGCGCGGCCAGGAGGCTTCGACCTTCTTTCCATTCCTCCCATAGAGCTGGGAGATCACCTGGGCCCGTCGGTCCTCCTCCTCCTGTCGATGCGCCTCCCGCCTCTGCTGCTCTTGTTCGAGGGCGTGCTGCGCCTCTCTCTCCTGGGCCTCCTGCTGCTGCCAGTGCCTCTCGTTGAACGCACGCTGCTCGGGCGTCGTGAGATCGGCGCCACACACCGTGCAGCTCTGGGAATAGAGACCGTTCTCGCTCTCGCACGAAGCGCAGCGCGGGAAGCGCCGCCCCACGGAGGGCTTCTCCGCGAGCGCCAGCGGGGTCTCCCCATGCCGCTTGAAGCGCTCGACGTGCGCCTCGGGGACGAGCGTCGCATCGACCCCCTCTGCCCGGTCCGCCATGTCCTCGAAGCGGCCGCGGCTCTGCAGTTGGGGCTGCTCTCCCACCCCTTCGTTCTCACCGCGCGAGCGCTCCAGGTGCAGGAAGCGCGAGAACCGGGATGCCATCAGCGACCTCCCCTGGCAGGGGGCTTCGGCAGGCCCTCGGGCGGCCCCCCAGGAGAGGCCGGACGCGTGCGCCCCTTGGCCCACTCCCGCGACCGGGAGATCTCGTCCCTCAGGGTGACCGACAGCGGGAAGGTCTCTTGGATGGCACGCGCCAGGTGCTGCTGCCCCAGCTCCACTCCCTCGGCAAAGGCCTCGTAGAGCCCGGCGATGACCGCCTGCTCGATCTCCGCGCCGCTGAAGCCTTCGGTCATGCCCGCGAGGCCCTCGAGATCGTACGTCTTGGGATCCCGCTTCCGGCGTTGCAGGTGGATGCGGAAGATCTCTCCACGCTCAGCCCGCTCGGGCAGATCGATGAAGAAGATCTCGTCGAAGCGCCCCTTGCGCAGCAACTCTGGGGGCAGGCCTTCGATCCGGTTGGCCGTGGCCACCACGAACACGGGGGCGGTCTTCTCCTGCAGCCAGGTGAGCAGGGTGCCGAAGACGCGCGCCGTCACCCCGCTGTCCGTCGCGCCCGAGGAGGCCACTCCCGACAGCCCCTTCTCGATCTCATCCACCCACAGCACCACGGGCGCCACGCTCTCGGCCACGCGGATGGCCTTGCGCAGGTTCTCCTCCGAGGAGCCCACCAGCCCGCTGAAGATGCGCCCCATGTCCAGCCGCAGCAGTGGCAGGCTCCAGTGCGCGGAGACGGCCTTCGCGGTGAGGCTCTTGCCGCAGCCCTGCACTCCCAGCAGCAGCAGCCCTCGCGGCTCCGGCAGGCCGAACTGGCGGGCCCGTTCTCCGAAGGCGGTGTTGCGCTGGCCCAGCCAGGCCTTCAGGTTCTGCAGGCCGCCCACGTTCCCCAGGCTCTCCTCGGGCGGGTAGTACTCCAGCAGCCCGCTCTTACGGATCACCTGCCGCTTCTCGTCCTGGATGCGCTTGATGTCGTCCGCGCACAGCTTCCCGTCATGCGCGATCGCCTTGGCGAAGGCGTTCTCCGCCTCCGACAGCGTGAGCCCCAGCGCTGCCTTGATGAGCTGATCGGCGTGCTCGCGGGACAGCTCGACGGTGGCCTTGTTCCCCTTTCGCACCACCGCTACGATCTCCTTCAGGAGCGAGAGCAGATCGTTGTAGCTGGGCAGCGGCACGTCGATGACGGAGACCTCCTTCTCCAGCTCGATGGGGATGCTGAGCGCGGGAGAGAGGATGAGGACGGTGGTGAAGGTGCTCTTGAGGAAGTGGGCCAGCTCGCGCAGGGCCCGCACCACGCCCTTGTCCTCGAGGTAGGGATGGAAGTCCTTGAGCACCACCAGCGCGGGCTCGGTGAGCTTCTCGATGGCAGCCAGGGCATCGATGGGGTTGCGCGTCTCCTCGGGCACGGTGGCCGAGCGTGTGCCGCCCACATTGCGCAGACCCCGGGTGATGGACCAGTGGTAGAGCGCCTTGCTGTGCGAGCGGGCCAGCTCTCCCAGGATGGTATCGACCCGATGCTCCTCCCACGAGACGAGGTAGAGCAGCGGGTACCGAGCCCTGATGAGGATGTCGAGATCCTCCAGCCATGGCACTGCTGGAAGCCGGGGGGATGAGGGGGCTGCGCCTACCGATGCCATACCCGCACTTATAGCAGGCCCCCGGACGCTCCGTCGCTCCACGGGGGACAGACCCGCAGTGCATGAGCCCCCACTCGAAGAAACCTTTACAGACGGCGGAGACCGCGCTCCTCCTGGGCGTGGACCTCAACGCCGAGCAGGAGGCGCGGTTCAGCCGGTGAGATTGCATCTACCGCCCGACGGCGGCCGGACTACATCTGCAGGTTGAACACGGACCAGTGCCAGAACACGCCATCGCGGAAATCCGCGTAGCGAATGCGGTACTGGTTCTGAGCAAGCATCACGCCGCCCTGTTTCAAGAACGGATTCTGGTTGGTGCCGTAGGGGAAGGGATCGTTCACCACCAGCCAAAGGCGGCCAGCACGGCGCTGGTAGCCGACGATCAGCACCACGTGCTCGGCGTCGGCATTGGCGATTCGATGGTTGTAGGAGATGCCGGCAATCACGGGTTGGCCAGCATCGATATTGGCCAGCACCGCGGCCGGTGAAATCGCGCCGGCCTCGGAGTAGGTGACGGTGCGGCCAGCGGCGGCGCGTGCGTAGTTGGACAGCATCGACAGCGTGCCACGGTTGGAGCCGCTGGGCACCACACAGGCGAAGCATTCCGAACCACAGGGCGCGGACGGGTGCGAGATCCTGCCGATGATGCCGCACTGGAAGTTCCCAGCCGGATTGACGTTGGGCACGCCATAGTGCTGGAAGACCATCTCGCCCACGGCCAGCCAGCACCAGACGTGGGTCTGCTGCCGCACGGCGGCGATGTCGAGCACGCGCCCACCCGTCCCAGCAGGTACCACGTTCATCGCCTGCTCCGCGCGCACGTCCGGGGTGCGCACGGGGGCAACGCGCTTTCGCCAGGCGCCGGCGAAACGCACTTCGCCGTCCTCGACGTAGGGTGCGATCACGTAGGGCGCGAAGTCCTGAGCCGCCAGGGTGCGGACCCGCGCGGCGTGCGCGTCCAGGGTGGCGTCCGAACGCGCCTGCCAGTCGGCGCCGTCCATCCTCTCCCAGATGGCTGCGTAGCGCGTCTCGCCTCCTCGCGAGTACACACTGATGTCCACTGGCACGAATCCCAGGGGTGTCAGCCGGTCATATTGCGCTTGGTACTGGGCCGCGCTCAGGTCGCTGCGCGACTCGAACTCGACGCCGGGCCGGCGTGTCCAGAGCGCAGCGTAGCGCGGCTCACCGTCCACGGCGTAGCCCACCACCGAGGCGGGCACGTACCCCTCCTGGGTCAACTTGTCGGCCAATGCCTGGAAATGTTCGGCATCCATGTCCACGCGCACTTCCCAGGCCACGCCGACCTTGCGCTGCCAGATGGCGCCATAACGCGCGGTAGTGCCCTCGGAGTGGATGGCGAGCGAAACCGGCACGAAACCGCGCTGCTTAAGGCGTTCCAGGCGCTTCGTGAACTGGTCGAGGTTCAGGCCGAAGGAGGCCTGCCAAGCAACTTCGGGCTGTTGCACGAAGGCCGCGTGGTAGCGCACATCGTTTTCGTTGGCGACGCCGCTGATCTCGATGGGAACGTAGCCCTGCGGCGACAGGGTATCCATCGCCTCCTGCAGCGCCGCGGGCGTCAGGTTGTAGCGGGCTTCCCAGGGCTGGGCCATCGCGGACTGGTCGATAGCCAACCAGGCGGCGAAGAACGATACCCACTTCAGCAGCGCTTTCGCATTCCCGGCCATGCACCCCTCCTCTGTTGGACCCTGGCGACTTCCAACGGCTCCTCGTTTTCCCCGTAGCAGCCCTCTACTCTGCTCCCTTCTTCGCCAGAAGGGGTGACACATGATTCCGTGGCGGATTCTGTGGAAGGCCGAAGCACTGTTCATGGTGTTGCTCGTGGGGTGCAGCAGCCTCCCGAAGGTCCCCCGAGTGGAGGACACAGGCCAGGAAAGAGCCGTTGTCCACATTCCCCGTAACGCTGGCCTACAACCCGTCACGCTGGAGCAAGCAGAGTTCCAGCAGGCCATGAGGCGCCTCTCGCGCGAGGTGCGGCTGTCAGGCACTCCGCGCCAGACGGTGGAGAAGATGTTTCAGATGGATCCTCAGTTCGGCAACTACCTCTGGCTGGAGAAGGACAAGAAATTGGTGCCGCTGGGGCCGGGCGAGCCCCTGGAAGGGGCGTTGACGAACGAGGACCTGGAGACGGCGGAACGCTACCGGCTCTGGTGCCAGCGCGTTCACAACTTCTACGGCGACTGTCTCGGGGGCGCGCTGGTGGGTGGGCGATACCTGGACATGCACGGTCGCTACATCTGGGCGCTGGCCCTGAGCAAGAGCCCAGTAATCGATGAGACGAAGAAGGCGCTGAGAGAGATGGTGGAAGTCCGCGCGCTCATCAGCACAGTCCTATGGACGTTGGGTTCCATGCTGCTGATCATGGCGATCAACCCCGTGGCTCCAGCACTGGTGGCGGTAGTCGGCACGGGACTGATTCTGTATGTGGGCGTTGACACGCTCCTCAACCTCGTGACCGGCTGGAGCCAGTTGATGGAAGAGGTGAAGGTGGCGACCACCTTCGAGCGGATCCGCGAGGCAGGCGAGCGCTTCGGGAAGATCATCGGACGCGAGGCAGCCCGCGCATTCGCCATGCTGCTGATGGCGGCAATCGGCTCGACGGCGAAACTGTTCGCGGCGAAGGTGCCGACGCTGCCCGGATCGGCGCAACTGTTCGTGCAGGCAGAGGACACGGCAAAAATCTCGCTGCCCGTGTTGGGCGCGGTGGAGGAGATTGCGCTGACGGCAGAGGGCGTGAGCGTAACCGTGGCCTCCGCCGCGATGACGATGGGAGCGAGTGGAAGTGGCGGCACGAGCCCCTGCATCGAGAAGCACCACATCGCCACCATCTGCAACGACAAGTCCACCGCGCGCGGTGGACCGTGGACTCCCAGGTTCCGGGAGATCTTCGACAAGGCGGGAATGTCGATGGATGACCCGGTGAACAAGATGCCTCTGCCGGGGCACTACGGGCCACACCCCGAGCGGTATCACCAGATCGTCCTTGAGGAACTGCGAGGTGCAACGTTGACCTGTCGTAGCATTGTGGAGTGCCGGAGGGCGTTGACCGGCGCACTCCAGAAACTGGCCAAGCAGATCGCCACCCCAGGAACAGAGCTGAACCAACTCGTCACCCAGCAGCAACCGCGCTAGATCATCGCGCCCATGCCCAAGCGTTTCTTCAAGCTCGCCGACGATGTGAATGTCCCGCACCGCTGGCATCTAGCGATGCCCAGGGACCGTCAGAGCCTCAAAGTGGATGACGGGCAATTCATGCGCGGGGAACCCGTCCACATCAGGGATCGTTTGAGAATCCCCATCGAGATCGCTGGCAACCCACTAGACTTCACGGAGGCGGGGATCAGCATCCCTGTGGTTCATGTCCGGGTCGCGTCCATGTTCGCGGAATTGGCCCCTGACGACGTGCAACTCATGCCCGTGGATGTGGATGGCCATCCGGATCAATACCTCATCCTCGTAGCCACACGGCTCATCCGCTGTATCGACGAAAAGGCGTCCCGGATCGAACTCTGGACTCATGAGGACGGAGTGCCCGAAAAGGTCGGTCAGTATTTCTCGGTGCGTGACATGCGCATCGAGAAGGCGAAGGTGCAAAGCGCCAAGGTGTTCCGTTGCGAGGGATGGATGGGCCCGCTGATCGTCTCCGGGGAGATCAAGGACGCCTTGGATCGCATAGGGGCCACAGGCACTAGGTTCGAGGAGGTCTAACCACGCCCGCGGGGTGTCCGCGGACGTGGCCTGACGCTACTGTCCGCTCAGCGGTAATCCCACTTCTGGTTCGCGCCGCCGTTGCACTCCCAGATGTGCAGCCGGGCGCCGCTCGCCGAGTTCCAGTCCTTGATGTCGACGCACTTGTTAGCAAGCACGCTGACCAGGTCCCCTGCCCCACTCAGCACGAACTGCTGGGCCGCGTTGCCATTGCAGTTGGCGAGCTGGATGGCCGCTCCGTTGGCGGTCGACGCCCAGGCCACGTCCATGCACTTGCCTCCCGCCTGGAGCGTGCCGTTGATGAAGGTCCACTTCTGCGCGCCGGTGCCGTTGCAGTCCCACATCTGGAGCTGCACGCCATCGGAGAAGTTCGAGTTGGGAACGTCGATGCACTTGCCATTCCAGCGCGAGATGAACGACGCCCCTCCGCCTCCACCGCCGCTCGTCCTCAGCGTCAGGCCATAGGTGCTCAGGATGGGATTGATGGGCTGGTAGAACGTCTGCGGAGGATTGCCGTTGGCGCACGTCCCCGCCACGCCGGAAGTCACGCCCTGGGCCTGATTGCCGGAGATGACCGCTCCACCGGAGTCGCCTCCGTCGGCACAGGCGTTGGTCTTGTGAAGACCGTAGACGGGGCCCACGGAGTAGTTGACCGTCACGTTCTTCGCCTCGAGCGTCCCACACCGCCAGCCGGTGGTGTAGCCGGAGCGACAGATGGAGGCGCCCACCGGAGCCTCCTGCGAGCCGGCGACCGTCACGTTGCCGCCGTTGTAGTTGTAGACCCAGGGCTGGGGAGTCCAGGAGCCGTTGGTCGCCACCCAGCCGAAGTCATTGCCAGGGAAGACGGAGGCCCGGATGGTCCCCATCGCCACGCCGTTGAACCCGGTGGTGGTGGTGCCCGCCCCGCCACAGTGTCCCGCGGTGACGAACCCCCCGTTGACGGAGAAGCCCACCGAGCAGCGGTAGTTGGTGAAGTAGTACGGGTCACCGCCACGCACGTCATAGGCGGGCTGGGGCGCCTGCGTGGAGTGTACAACGCGGATGCTGCCGTCGCGCGCGCCGCTGCTGCGGGCGATG contains:
- a CDS encoding YaeQ family protein; amino-acid sequence: MALFTHVEIALLRREAATKAIHKVEDIEVWRFNPAFLDALEAKVGRATKLELTRTDGQLYVTLDGETIEAALARESLVEDAVGS
- a CDS encoding DUF1801 domain-containing protein, which produces MNAPDDEPVVHIQDLLSNALQQTACLIVLSARSVEGIGRMLRLDRSETVLGRSSEAQFQLEDDGISRKHAKVLMLGVILEADPEMTEEWKWSTPVWSHHGIVCTGEAYAKVVKLTFARGARLPVPSRLFNSSLEGNTRRAIDIREGEKVDARAFKALVKSAVAQNGSPAKKR
- a CDS encoding tetratricopeptide repeat protein, translated to MDHLFTWVHLSDLHVGHGDAGTRWDQKLVVQGLLEDLRGLSGLGVPPPDAIMVTGDIAFSGNVLVHDHETESREYALAGQWLSSASTAVGLDTTRVFLVPGNHDVQRTADRDRSIRRLVKALRVGLEPLDEALADPNDRALLARRLANYLDFSAGFAPACLAPLEPSGKRLFWQYRFRAREVLPIRLVGLNTALLCADDQDQGQLRLGMQMLAQALTHPPKEAGELLLVLSHHPFQGRWLADERESHNWVRNHAQIHLSGHVHDQKSEDTRAGWGPGLVTIAAGAVHGESQPTGVPQGHGYNIASVVADHQGHLHLRVWPRAWSATKKRFHADIDLVPEGRNYAEHSLGFTVPSLRKETKPKSPPQEQDRASSASPSPLFEGPGGVPALEVRHFLGRVDEFAALREALTDDATPCIVVAGPGGIGKTSLVHQFVATEARALFAEAAWLDASALTSELSRVAMRFGWKAEAHLRTVSEANRYLAQTLHEKPVLLIIDNVDPQHVNMNLGEIPVPGGRCRTLITTRAAILHEDLGKPAQALTLGLWDNKTCRTYLRKVAAALNTTPDAELDALAQFVGNLPLALRLLARLLLRPGATPNRVLASLHSKPLYTLDSVAKGDDRGIAATLLASCEGLSQDQWRVLHAMSACAKATCEPVVAAVAALPEQVVANALAELAQRSLIDFSFDAPRRWGMHDLVRLFMINKPEAPEVSATHLSFVRTHLEAHKDPSDWQALESQLPEVLWALDRLLVTDGEGAREVLAAVREHLMRRGKYGEIIDYYTRLLKLLPPESASLAEAQGDLGYCYRRLGDLSKALHFSQYSLTISERLGNIEYQANALGNLGLCYRRLGDLPKAIDHSLRALALEERLGRLDRQANALGNLGLYYRSLEKPAQALEYHQRAWKLDEQLGRLEGQANALTNIGLCYGMLGEIEKALDHHQRSFAIDTGLGRLGGQATSLGNMGLCYKELGDLEKAIAHYQQALELDERLGRYEGQANHLSNRGDCYLQMNRSIDAENNYRLAIKLYKQMGLADNHPSIERVSASLQKALRR
- a CDS encoding helix-turn-helix domain-containing protein, which translates into the protein MTKEEIKKVRDGLGLTQEQFAQLLGVHTLTVSKWERGLLSPSPYQGSLISSFAKARERSASTGGATVAKVLMGAGVAAALFFLLKHAFDEEEAQPSAKGRGHQR
- a CDS encoding AAA family ATPase, which produces MPWLEDLDILIRARYPLLYLVSWEEHRVDTILGELARSHSKALYHWSITRGLRNVGGTRSATVPEETRNPIDALAAIEKLTEPALVVLKDFHPYLEDKGVVRALRELAHFLKSTFTTVLILSPALSIPIELEKEVSVIDVPLPSYNDLLSLLKEIVAVVRKGNKATVELSREHADQLIKAALGLTLSEAENAFAKAIAHDGKLCADDIKRIQDEKRQVIRKSGLLEYYPPEESLGNVGGLQNLKAWLGQRNTAFGERARQFGLPEPRGLLLLGVQGCGKSLTAKAVSAHWSLPLLRLDMGRIFSGLVGSSEENLRKAIRVAESVAPVVLWVDEIEKGLSGVASSGATDSGVTARVFGTLLTWLQEKTAPVFVVATANRIEGLPPELLRKGRFDEIFFIDLPERAERGEIFRIHLQRRKRDPKTYDLEGLAGMTEGFSGAEIEQAVIAGLYEAFAEGVELGQQHLARAIQETFPLSVTLRDEISRSREWAKGRTRPASPGGPPEGLPKPPARGGR
- a CDS encoding papain-like cysteine protease family protein, whose amino-acid sequence is MAGNAKALLKWVSFFAAWLAIDQSAMAQPWEARYNLTPAALQEAMDTLSPQGYVPIEISGVANENDVRYHAAFVQQPEVAWQASFGLNLDQFTKRLERLKQRGFVPVSLAIHSEGTTARYGAIWQRKVGVAWEVRVDMDAEHFQALADKLTQEGYVPASVVGYAVDGEPRYAALWTRRPGVEFESRSDLSAAQYQAQYDRLTPLGFVPVDISVYSRGGETRYAAIWERMDGADWQARSDATLDAHAARVRTLAAQDFAPYVIAPYVEDGEVRFAGAWRKRVAPVRTPDVRAEQAMNVVPAGTGGRVLDIAAVRQQTHVWCWLAVGEMVFQHYGVPNVNPAGNFQCGIIGRISHPSAPCGSECFACVVPSGSNRGTLSMLSNYARAAAGRTVTYSEAGAISPAAVLANIDAGQPVIAGISYNHRIANADAEHVVLIVGYQRRAGRLWLVVNDPFPYGTNQNPFLKQGGVMLAQNQYRIRYADFRDGVFWHWSVFNLQM
- a CDS encoding AHH domain-containing protein: MDPQFGNYLWLEKDKKLVPLGPGEPLEGALTNEDLETAERYRLWCQRVHNFYGDCLGGALVGGRYLDMHGRYIWALALSKSPVIDETKKALREMVEVRALISTVLWTLGSMLLIMAINPVAPALVAVVGTGLILYVGVDTLLNLVTGWSQLMEEVKVATTFERIREAGERFGKIIGREAARAFAMLLMAAIGSTAKLFAAKVPTLPGSAQLFVQAEDTAKISLPVLGAVEEIALTAEGVSVTVASAAMTMGASGSGGTSPCIEKHHIATICNDKSTARGGPWTPRFREIFDKAGMSMDDPVNKMPLPGHYGPHPERYHQIVLEELRGATLTCRSIVECRRALTGALQKLAKQIATPGTELNQLVTQQQPR